A single region of the Streptomyces sp. NBC_01381 genome encodes:
- a CDS encoding LacI family DNA-binding transcriptional regulator, translating into MRESVDARHKRVLGLVRERGSVRVVELAARLGVSVETARRDVATLAEAGRLRRLHGSVHWPTAQLSPHEARLARSAPATAAAPAAGAAQSGLVLGMVVPATGYFYPSVIRGARAAAAALGARLLVGTTDYRGEEDTRRIETLVEAGATGLLLTPSWGIEGPDQDALRELIALPVPAVLVERRIPTGSRGADIGRVGSAHAEGAASAVRHLAALGHRRIALLSRTTHTSPHLRRGYRAAISSFGFAQDDLSPLDAAGPGGFDTFERDTDRLLELAASDGVRAAIVHTDADAINLLQRLTARGLRVPEDFAIVAYDDELAALADVPLTSIAPAKHAMGDTAVRLLLRQLTEPDTRSAHIELLPRLRVRASCGASTTTAG; encoded by the coding sequence ATGCGGGAGAGCGTGGACGCCAGGCACAAGCGGGTGCTCGGCCTCGTGCGGGAGCGCGGAAGCGTGCGCGTCGTCGAGCTCGCGGCGCGGCTCGGGGTGTCGGTGGAGACCGCCCGGCGTGACGTCGCCACGCTGGCCGAGGCGGGGCGGCTGCGGCGGCTGCACGGCTCGGTGCACTGGCCGACCGCCCAGCTGAGTCCGCACGAGGCCCGGCTCGCCCGCTCGGCGCCGGCGACCGCGGCCGCGCCTGCTGCCGGCGCCGCGCAGAGCGGCCTCGTCCTTGGCATGGTGGTGCCGGCGACCGGCTACTTCTACCCCTCGGTCATCCGCGGCGCCCGTGCCGCGGCCGCCGCCCTGGGCGCCCGGCTGCTCGTCGGGACCACCGACTACCGCGGCGAGGAGGACACCCGGCGGATCGAGACCCTCGTCGAGGCCGGCGCCACCGGCCTGCTCCTGACGCCCAGTTGGGGCATCGAAGGACCGGATCAGGACGCGCTGCGGGAGCTCATCGCCCTCCCCGTCCCCGCGGTGCTCGTGGAACGGCGGATACCGACCGGCTCGCGCGGCGCCGACATCGGCCGGGTCGGCTCCGCGCACGCGGAGGGTGCCGCGTCGGCGGTGCGCCATCTCGCCGCGCTCGGGCACCGGCGTATCGCGCTGCTCTCCAGGACCACGCACACCTCGCCGCATCTGCGCCGCGGCTACCGCGCCGCGATCAGCTCGTTCGGCTTCGCCCAGGACGACCTGTCCCCGCTCGACGCCGCCGGTCCCGGCGGATTCGACACCTTCGAGCGGGACACCGACCGGCTCCTGGAGCTCGCGGCGTCCGACGGGGTGCGGGCCGCGATCGTGCACACCGACGCCGACGCGATCAATCTGCTCCAGCGCCTGACGGCCCGCGGCCTGCGGGTGCCCGAGGACTTCGCGATCGTCGCTTACGACGACGAGCTCGCCGCGCTGGCCGATGTGCCCCTAACCTCAATCGCCCCGGCGAAGCACGCGATGGGCGACACCGCCGTGCGGCTGCTGCTTCGGCAGTTGACCGAGCCCGATACCCGGAGCGCGCACATCGAGCTGCTGCCGCGCCTGCGGGTGCGCGCGTCGTGCGGAGCCTCCACCACAACGGCCGGCTGA
- a CDS encoding arylsulfatase has protein sequence MTDHGHRHPVGPRPAPDAPDVVVIVLDDLGFAQLGCYGSDMATPNLDRLAADGLRFNRFHVTAMCSPTRASLLTGRNHHAVGMGFLVDLPIAHPGYTARLPKSAAPLPRVLRDAGYSTLSVGKWHLTPRWERTASGPFDRWPLGYGFERFYGFLQGDTNHYAPRLVRDNHYTEPPAGPDDGYHLTEDLADAAIRMILDQKQATPDKPYFLYFPLGATHAPHHVPSAWSDPYRGRFDQGWERWREETFARQTALGVVPGNTELSPRPPWIQDWSELDGDERRIFARMQEVYAGFLTHTDVQIGRLLDFLRRTGRLDNTLVLVLSDNGASAEGGSLGTLNEHRFTARSGDSAARNLAALDDWGGPATYPHYAWGWAWAGNAPLRLWKRYTWLGGTRAPLIAHWPRRVPDPGAIRPAFTHAVDLMPTILDACGIEAPTEVDGVPQQPVDGRSLLGVLGDPDHAQLPTPTQYFEMLGSRSIVHGEWKATTDHVSRGVEDEERLLPGSRDFAADRWSLFRLTDDFAEAHDLADQHPDVVRKLVTLWDAEAERNQVLPLDDRMQERLTAMIPPAWPPPARASYAPGGTPVHDEALPLLFGGFELTADAEVPDGTVAAGVLCALGDLNGGFVLYADGGRLAFACSRAGDLDRVVASEPLGAGRHRLGVRYDVGQEGKEQGEFTLHVDGEDIATTSLGGPFPYTFQHGGAGLSVGHDRGLSVDPERYRPPFAWRGPLHEVVVDTTRGRGRAKRSADDELRAALHSD, from the coding sequence ATGACTGACCACGGCCACCGCCACCCGGTCGGCCCACGCCCCGCCCCCGACGCCCCGGACGTCGTCGTCATCGTCCTCGACGACCTCGGCTTCGCCCAACTCGGCTGCTACGGCTCCGACATGGCGACGCCGAACCTGGACCGCCTGGCCGCCGACGGGCTGCGCTTCAACCGCTTCCATGTCACCGCGATGTGCTCACCGACCCGCGCAAGCCTGCTGACCGGCCGCAATCACCACGCCGTCGGCATGGGCTTCCTCGTCGACCTGCCGATCGCCCACCCCGGCTACACCGCACGCCTCCCGAAGTCCGCCGCACCACTTCCCCGCGTCCTGCGCGACGCCGGCTACTCCACCCTCTCCGTCGGCAAATGGCACCTCACCCCGCGCTGGGAGCGCACCGCGTCCGGCCCCTTCGACCGCTGGCCGCTCGGCTACGGCTTCGAGCGCTTCTACGGCTTCCTGCAGGGCGACACCAACCACTACGCACCGCGGCTCGTCCGTGACAACCACTACACCGAACCCCCGGCGGGCCCCGACGACGGCTACCACCTCACCGAAGACCTGGCCGACGCGGCGATCCGCATGATCCTCGACCAGAAGCAGGCCACCCCCGACAAGCCCTACTTCCTCTACTTCCCGCTCGGCGCGACACACGCCCCGCACCACGTGCCCAGCGCCTGGAGCGACCCCTACCGAGGCCGCTTCGACCAGGGCTGGGAGCGCTGGCGCGAGGAGACCTTCGCCCGGCAGACCGCCTTGGGCGTGGTGCCGGGGAACACGGAACTCTCGCCCCGCCCGCCCTGGATCCAGGACTGGAGCGAACTGGACGGGGACGAACGGCGGATCTTCGCACGCATGCAGGAGGTATACGCCGGGTTCCTCACCCACACCGACGTCCAGATCGGGCGGCTGCTCGACTTCCTGCGCCGCACCGGCCGCCTCGACAACACCCTCGTCCTGGTCCTCTCCGACAACGGGGCGAGCGCGGAGGGCGGCAGCCTCGGCACCCTCAACGAGCACCGCTTCACCGCGCGTTCGGGCGACAGCGCCGCCCGCAACCTCGCCGCGCTCGACGACTGGGGCGGCCCCGCGACCTATCCGCACTACGCGTGGGGCTGGGCCTGGGCCGGCAACGCCCCGCTGCGGCTGTGGAAGCGCTACACCTGGCTCGGCGGCACCCGCGCCCCGCTCATCGCCCACTGGCCCCGCCGCGTCCCCGACCCGGGCGCGATCCGCCCCGCGTTCACGCACGCCGTCGACCTCATGCCGACGATCCTCGACGCATGCGGGATCGAGGCGCCGACGGAGGTCGACGGGGTGCCCCAGCAGCCGGTGGACGGCCGCAGCCTGCTGGGTGTCCTCGGCGACCCGGACCACGCCCAACTGCCCACCCCCACCCAGTACTTCGAGATGCTCGGCTCCCGTTCCATCGTGCACGGGGAGTGGAAGGCCACCACGGACCACGTCTCGCGCGGCGTCGAGGACGAGGAGCGGCTCCTGCCGGGCAGCCGCGACTTCGCGGCCGACCGGTGGTCGCTGTTCCGCCTCACGGACGACTTCGCGGAGGCGCACGACCTGGCGGACCAACACCCTGATGTCGTACGGAAGTTGGTGACTCTCTGGGACGCGGAGGCTGAGCGCAACCAGGTCCTTCCCCTCGACGACCGCATGCAGGAACGCCTCACCGCGATGATCCCGCCCGCCTGGCCGCCACCCGCCCGTGCCTCCTACGCTCCGGGCGGCACCCCGGTGCACGACGAGGCGCTGCCCCTCCTCTTCGGCGGCTTCGAGCTGACCGCCGACGCCGAGGTGCCGGACGGCACGGTGGCCGCCGGGGTGCTGTGCGCGCTCGGCGACCTCAACGGCGGGTTCGTTCTGTACGCCGACGGGGGCCGCCTCGCTTTCGCCTGCTCCCGCGCCGGTGACCTGGACCGGGTGGTGGCGAGCGAACCGCTCGGCGCGGGCAGGCATCGGCTGGGTGTGCGGTACGACGTGGGCCAAGAGGGCAAGGAACAAGGGGAGTTCACCCTCCACGTGGACGGCGAGGACATCGCGACCACGTCCCTCGGCGGCCCGTTCCCCTACACCTTCCAGCACGGGGGCGCGGGCCTCTCCGTCGGCCACGACCGAGGGCTCTCGGTCGACCCGGAGCGCTACCGGCCCCCGTTCGCGTGGCGCGGCCCCCTGCACGAGGTGGTCGTCGACACCACGCGGGGGAGGGGGCGGGCCAAGCGGTCGGCCGATGACGAACTGCGGGCGGCGCTGCACAGCGACTGA
- a CDS encoding TetR/AcrR family transcriptional regulator, with protein MTDPHQNPAATRVRLIETAERLFVERGIHAVSLREIAAAAEQRNTSAVAYHFGDKRGLVTAVYAHRLGPTNEGQLHRLAVLDEEGRGKELRGLVEVFVRPMADRITRAAADPDAPPSYFLRFVAQALYVEDIAPYDLAAETWTRALDRLYARIDACLTELPEPVRADRWRIFVGLTLHTLADHERALQHGAAKPGRRTDLLVANLVDAAVAVLTAPVAPATRALIEPDVPREPEAPTDD; from the coding sequence GTGACCGATCCCCACCAGAACCCCGCAGCCACCCGGGTCCGGCTCATCGAGACCGCCGAGCGGCTCTTCGTCGAACGCGGCATCCACGCCGTGTCGCTGCGCGAGATCGCCGCGGCGGCCGAACAGCGCAACACCTCTGCCGTCGCCTACCACTTCGGCGACAAGCGGGGCCTGGTGACGGCTGTCTACGCACACCGGCTCGGCCCGACCAACGAGGGCCAGCTCCACCGCCTCGCCGTGCTCGACGAGGAAGGGCGCGGCAAGGAACTGCGCGGACTCGTCGAGGTGTTCGTCCGCCCCATGGCCGACCGGATCACCCGGGCCGCGGCCGACCCGGACGCACCGCCCAGCTACTTCCTCCGCTTCGTCGCGCAGGCCCTGTACGTCGAGGACATCGCCCCCTACGACCTGGCCGCCGAGACCTGGACCCGCGCGCTCGACCGCCTGTACGCCCGCATCGACGCCTGCCTCACCGAGCTCCCCGAACCCGTCCGCGCCGACCGCTGGCGCATCTTCGTCGGGCTCACCCTGCACACCCTCGCCGACCACGAACGCGCCCTGCAGCACGGCGCGGCCAAGCCGGGACGCCGTACGGACCTGCTCGTCGCGAACCTCGTCGACGCGGCGGTGGCCGTCCTCACCGCGCCCGTCGCCCCCGCGACGCGCGCCCTCATCGAGCCGGACGTCCCACGTGAACCGGAGGCCCCCACCGATGACTGA
- a CDS encoding ABC transporter ATP-binding protein: MSMETTAWTQLQSVMNAEQDSRPFARATLRRIGRFARPHRRRIAHFVLLSVVTALLAVATPVLAGNVVNAIVSDGESSLVVRYALLIAAIAIAEAGLGLLSRWLSANLGEGLILDLRTAVFDHVQRMPVAFFTRTRTGALVSRLNNDVIGAQRAFSNTLSGVVGNIVTLLLTLAVMLTLSWQITLLALVLLPVFVVPARRMGSRMAKLQREAAHHNAAMGTRMTERFSAPGATLIKLFGRPGAESAEFAARAHRVRDIGVRTAMAQSAFITALTLVSALALALVYGLGGYFALEGTLDAGAVVSLALLLTRLYAPLTSLAGARVEVMSALVSFERVFEVLDLKPLIDEKPDAREVPSGPVAVEFDDVRFGYPSADKVSLASLEEVASLDTRGGDEVLHGLSFRAEPGQTVALVGSSGAGKSTIAQLLPRLYDADAGTVRIGGVDVRDLTAVSMRQTLGMVTQDGHLFHESVRANLLLARPEATEDDLWDVLRRARLEDLVRSLPDGLDTVVGERGYRLSGGERQRMTIARLLLAQQRVVILDEATAHLDNTSEAAVQEALAEALEGRTAIVIAHRLSTVRSADQILVVEAGRIVERGTHEELLAVDGRYAELYRTQFAAKGEDVGAGVVKGEDVEVAA; the protein is encoded by the coding sequence ATGAGCATGGAAACGACAGCCTGGACCCAGCTGCAGAGCGTCATGAACGCCGAGCAGGACAGCCGCCCCTTCGCCCGCGCCACGCTGCGCCGCATCGGCAGGTTCGCCCGCCCGCACCGGCGCCGCATCGCCCACTTCGTACTCCTGAGCGTCGTGACCGCGCTCCTCGCCGTCGCGACCCCCGTTCTCGCGGGCAATGTCGTGAACGCGATCGTCTCTGACGGAGAGTCATCTCTTGTCGTCCGGTACGCCCTGCTCATCGCCGCCATCGCCATCGCCGAGGCGGGACTCGGCCTGCTCAGCCGCTGGCTGTCGGCGAACCTGGGGGAGGGGCTCATCCTCGACCTGCGGACCGCCGTCTTCGACCACGTACAGCGCATGCCCGTCGCCTTCTTCACCCGCACCCGCACCGGCGCGCTCGTCAGCCGCCTCAACAACGACGTGATCGGTGCACAACGCGCCTTCAGCAACACCCTCTCCGGGGTGGTCGGCAACATCGTGACCCTGCTTCTCACCCTCGCCGTGATGCTGACGCTCTCCTGGCAGATCACGCTCCTCGCGCTCGTGCTGCTTCCGGTGTTCGTCGTGCCCGCGCGCCGCATGGGCTCCCGGATGGCCAAGCTGCAGCGGGAGGCCGCGCACCACAACGCGGCGATGGGCACCCGTATGACCGAGCGGTTCTCCGCTCCGGGCGCCACGCTGATCAAGCTCTTCGGGCGGCCCGGCGCCGAGTCGGCGGAGTTCGCCGCGCGGGCCCACCGGGTGCGGGACATCGGCGTCCGTACGGCCATGGCGCAGTCCGCGTTCATCACCGCGCTCACCCTCGTCTCGGCCCTCGCGCTCGCTCTCGTCTACGGCCTGGGCGGCTACTTCGCCCTGGAGGGCACGCTGGACGCGGGCGCGGTGGTCTCCCTCGCCCTGCTGCTCACCCGCCTTTACGCGCCGCTGACCTCCCTCGCGGGGGCGCGGGTCGAGGTGATGAGCGCGCTCGTCAGCTTCGAGCGGGTCTTCGAGGTGCTCGACCTGAAACCGCTGATCGACGAGAAGCCGGACGCCCGTGAGGTCCCCTCGGGGCCGGTGGCGGTGGAGTTCGACGACGTCCGCTTCGGCTACCCGTCCGCCGACAAGGTCTCCCTCGCCTCCCTCGAAGAGGTCGCGTCCCTCGACACCCGCGGCGGCGACGAGGTCCTGCACGGACTGTCCTTCCGCGCCGAGCCCGGCCAGACCGTCGCGCTCGTCGGCTCCTCCGGAGCGGGCAAGTCGACGATCGCACAACTGCTGCCGCGCCTGTACGACGCCGACGCGGGGACCGTCCGGATCGGCGGGGTCGACGTCCGTGACCTCACGGCGGTGTCCATGCGCCAGACGCTCGGCATGGTCACCCAGGACGGCCACCTCTTCCACGAGTCGGTCCGCGCCAACCTGCTGCTCGCCCGCCCCGAGGCCACCGAGGACGACCTGTGGGACGTCCTGCGCCGGGCCCGCCTCGAAGACCTCGTGCGCTCCCTGCCGGACGGCCTCGACACGGTGGTCGGCGAGCGCGGCTACCGCCTCTCCGGCGGTGAACGCCAGCGCATGACCATCGCCCGGCTGCTCCTGGCCCAGCAGCGGGTCGTCATCCTCGACGAGGCGACCGCCCACCTGGACAACACCTCGGAGGCCGCGGTGCAGGAGGCCCTCGCCGAGGCGCTGGAGGGCCGCACCGCGATCGTCATCGCGCACCGCCTCTCGACGGTGCGGTCCGCCGACCAGATCCTCGTCGTCGAGGCCGGGCGGATCGTGGAGCGCGGGACGCACGAGGAACTGCTCGCGGTCGACGGGCGCTACGCGGAGCTGTACCGGACGCAGTTCGCGGCCAAGGGCGAGGACGTGGGGGCGGGAGTGGTGAAGGGCGAGGACGTGGAAGTGGCGGCGTAA
- a CDS encoding heparin lyase I family protein, whose product MRMRFLVPVAIAATAASLVLAAPAQAAVEWNGDADNGGTAVFASVLCDAPSYVYQPDWNDGRGKIFGFTKRPGSERCEGHGIAGRTLSAGRTYWFGWESMTKTGNAQTVFQWKSWGTGSEHDQNYPVIMKVENSQLKIWYVAPGEEWVLVGSVPWTPGTWNKIELGINAQSSTAGSFSLYVNGKQVADRQGTRTWDLKGNVPRWGTYGSTITDVESVHWVDGLKMGPTRGDVG is encoded by the coding sequence ATGCGCATGCGATTCCTCGTCCCCGTGGCGATCGCCGCCACGGCGGCCTCCCTCGTCCTGGCCGCTCCCGCCCAAGCCGCCGTCGAATGGAACGGCGACGCGGACAACGGCGGCACGGCCGTCTTCGCCTCGGTCCTCTGCGACGCGCCGTCGTACGTCTACCAGCCGGACTGGAACGACGGCCGCGGCAAGATCTTCGGCTTCACCAAGCGGCCGGGATCCGAACGGTGCGAAGGGCACGGCATCGCAGGACGCACCCTCTCGGCCGGCAGAACCTACTGGTTCGGCTGGGAGTCGATGACCAAGACCGGCAACGCCCAGACGGTCTTCCAGTGGAAGTCGTGGGGCACCGGCTCGGAGCACGACCAGAACTACCCGGTCATCATGAAGGTCGAGAACAGCCAGTTGAAGATCTGGTACGTCGCACCGGGCGAGGAGTGGGTCCTGGTCGGCAGCGTCCCCTGGACGCCGGGCACCTGGAACAAGATCGAGCTCGGCATCAACGCCCAGTCGTCGACCGCCGGTTCCTTCTCCCTGTACGTCAACGGCAAGCAGGTCGCCGACCGGCAGGGCACCAGGACCTGGGACCTGAAGGGCAACGTCCCGCGCTGGGGCACCTACGGCTCCACCATCACGGACGTGGAGTCCGTGCACTGGGTCGACGGTCTCAAGATGGGCCCCACACGCGGTGACGTCGGCTGA
- the bglX gene encoding beta-glucosidase BglX — MTVEEKLGQLQQLPWAVSTGPGGTETKDVEDAARAGRLGSVLNIFGAENSNALQRIAVEESRLGIPLLFGLDVIHGLWTTFPIPLAQAASFDPEVTRRDAEISAKESRSNGVHWTFSPMMDVTHEPRWGRVAEGCGEDPYLTTAFAVAKVEGYQGEKGAGLADKDRIAACAKHFVAYGGAEGGRDYNTVDVSESRLRNLYLPPFKAALDAGVATVMASFNTISGVPAHANSHTLIDVLHKEWGFEGFVVSDWNGVDELIAHGFAEDGADAARLALNAGVDMEMASTDLAKHGKKLLSGGRISERRLDEAVARILNLKFALGLFEHPYVDEGTAIDKPSAAARKAARETAARSMVLLKNAGRALPLKKSTGSIAVVGPFGNSEDLLGTWTFPGATKKFPAGRVLDAVKRAAPDAKVTYAKGVDPEGKDTRGIPAAVAAAKGADVTVVVVGEPPAMSGEAAARSDIGLPGAQEKLIEAIAGTGKPFVVVLVNGRPLTIGDWLDRAPAVLEAWHPGLEAGNAIADVLFGEVAPGGKLPVSFPRTVGQIPVHYNRESTGRPYAADNKYTSKYLDLPPEPQFAFGHGLSYTTFETGAPKLSRDRVSAGALRTGDTVEVSVTVANTGDRAGDEVVQLYVHDIAASIAQPVRRLRGFRRVTLGAGKSTTVRFLLGADDLGFWTNAEGGEFRVEAGAVDLYVGNSSEAKAKQRLTIT; from the coding sequence ATGACTGTCGAAGAGAAACTGGGCCAGCTGCAGCAACTGCCGTGGGCCGTCAGCACGGGCCCCGGCGGCACTGAGACCAAGGACGTCGAGGACGCGGCGCGCGCGGGACGGCTCGGTTCCGTACTGAACATCTTCGGCGCCGAGAACAGCAACGCCCTGCAGCGCATCGCCGTCGAGGAGTCCCGGCTCGGCATCCCGCTGCTCTTCGGGCTCGATGTCATCCATGGTCTGTGGACCACGTTCCCGATCCCCCTCGCCCAGGCGGCGAGCTTCGACCCGGAGGTCACCCGGCGGGACGCCGAGATCTCCGCGAAGGAGTCACGGTCGAACGGCGTGCACTGGACGTTCTCGCCGATGATGGACGTCACGCACGAGCCGCGCTGGGGCCGCGTCGCCGAGGGCTGCGGCGAAGACCCGTATCTGACGACGGCGTTCGCCGTGGCCAAGGTGGAGGGCTATCAGGGCGAGAAGGGTGCGGGCCTGGCGGACAAGGACCGCATCGCCGCCTGCGCCAAGCACTTCGTCGCGTACGGCGGGGCCGAGGGCGGCCGTGACTACAACACCGTCGACGTGTCCGAGTCCCGGCTGCGCAATCTGTATCTGCCGCCGTTCAAGGCCGCGTTGGACGCGGGGGTGGCCACGGTGATGGCCTCCTTCAACACGATCAGCGGCGTCCCGGCGCACGCCAACTCCCACACCCTCATCGACGTACTGCACAAGGAGTGGGGCTTCGAAGGATTCGTCGTCAGCGACTGGAACGGCGTCGACGAGCTGATCGCGCACGGCTTCGCCGAGGACGGCGCCGACGCGGCCCGTCTCGCGCTCAACGCCGGCGTCGACATGGAGATGGCGAGCACGGACCTGGCCAAGCACGGCAAGAAGCTGCTGAGCGGCGGAAGGATCAGCGAGCGGCGGCTCGACGAGGCGGTCGCGCGGATCCTGAACCTGAAGTTCGCCCTGGGGCTCTTCGAGCATCCGTACGTCGACGAGGGAACCGCCATCGACAAGCCCTCCGCGGCGGCGCGCAAGGCGGCCCGCGAGACGGCGGCCCGCTCCATGGTGCTCCTGAAGAACGCCGGCCGGGCACTCCCGCTCAAGAAGTCCACCGGGTCGATCGCGGTCGTCGGGCCGTTCGGCAACTCCGAGGATCTGCTTGGGACTTGGACGTTCCCCGGCGCCACGAAGAAGTTCCCCGCCGGGAGGGTGCTCGACGCGGTCAAGCGCGCCGCTCCGGACGCGAAGGTGACGTACGCGAAGGGAGTCGACCCGGAGGGCAAGGACACCCGTGGCATCCCGGCGGCGGTCGCCGCGGCCAAGGGCGCCGATGTCACCGTCGTGGTGGTCGGTGAGCCCCCGGCGATGAGCGGCGAGGCGGCGGCGCGCAGCGACATCGGCCTGCCCGGCGCGCAGGAGAAGCTGATCGAGGCGATCGCGGGGACGGGCAAGCCGTTCGTGGTGGTCCTGGTCAACGGACGCCCGCTGACGATCGGCGACTGGCTGGACAGGGCGCCCGCCGTTCTCGAGGCCTGGCACCCGGGGCTCGAGGCCGGGAACGCCATCGCCGACGTGCTGTTCGGCGAGGTCGCTCCCGGCGGCAAGCTGCCCGTCTCGTTCCCGCGTACGGTCGGCCAGATCCCCGTCCACTACAACCGGGAGTCGACGGGCCGTCCGTACGCCGCGGACAACAAGTACACGTCCAAGTATCTGGACCTGCCGCCGGAGCCGCAGTTCGCCTTCGGCCACGGGCTCAGCTACACGACCTTCGAGACCGGCGCCCCGAAGCTGAGCCGCGACCGCGTCTCGGCGGGCGCCCTGCGCACGGGCGACACCGTGGAGGTCTCGGTCACGGTCGCCAACACCGGTGACCGGGCGGGCGACGAGGTCGTCCAGTTGTACGTCCACGACATCGCGGCGAGCATCGCGCAGCCGGTGCGCAGACTGCGCGGGTTCCGCCGGGTGACGCTGGGAGCGGGCAAGTCGACGACGGTCCGCTTCCTGCTCGGCGCCGATGACCTCGGGTTCTGGACGAACGCCGAGGGCGGTGAATTCCGGGTCGAGGCGGGGGCGGTGGACCTGTACGTCGGCAACAGCTCCGAGGCGAAGGCGAAGCAGCGGCTGACGATCACGTAG
- a CDS encoding MFS transporter, translated as MPDPSPSPEDTPLPDGLSPAQYAILLVPLILLTEVTALELTLIYPVLPLMSDAFDTPSIGWTLTVVSLTGVVAQPLLGRVADVIGKKRMMLYAAGLFAAGSLICALAPSYPVLLAGRAVQGTCLVMAPAAYGLIRDIFPARVVPVALGAVTTGIGLSAIIGPLTGGALGQAFGYRAVFWFALVYVAVLIPWFARALPESPVRRPRADWRRVDAAGGLLLGIGAGGLLLFIGQGGGWGWASAPTLATLGCSLLLLAGFVRRELRTAEPLIDLRLLTGPALRWTLVAAFSGAFAIGGTAFAMPMLVQTPTSLGYGFGMSVLGAAVFLVPQGLIGAACGPLGGLLAGRRGPRYTLMVALCGLSATTLTLALLHTALWQLLLAALFMGVGFGCFFVGVSNLVVEAVPADRTAVGAGLMGVANNLGQATGVTLLGAVLARYLVDDSDEDRILYAETGYLLAFGLASAVAFAGLMVATAMRHGRAPASGGVLRLVGAEQESGHQKSKRL; from the coding sequence ATGCCAGATCCCTCCCCCTCCCCCGAGGACACCCCTCTGCCCGACGGCCTCTCCCCGGCCCAGTACGCCATCCTGCTCGTCCCGCTGATCCTGCTCACGGAAGTCACCGCGCTCGAACTCACGCTGATCTACCCGGTGTTGCCGTTGATGTCCGACGCCTTCGACACCCCCTCCATCGGCTGGACGCTGACCGTGGTGAGCCTGACGGGAGTGGTGGCGCAGCCCTTGCTCGGCCGTGTCGCCGACGTGATCGGCAAGAAGCGCATGATGCTGTACGCGGCCGGGCTCTTCGCGGCCGGCTCACTGATCTGTGCGCTGGCGCCGTCCTACCCGGTCCTGCTCGCGGGCCGCGCCGTGCAGGGCACCTGCCTGGTGATGGCCCCGGCCGCGTACGGCCTGATCCGTGACATCTTCCCGGCGCGGGTGGTCCCGGTGGCGCTCGGTGCCGTCACCACGGGGATCGGTCTCAGCGCGATCATCGGCCCGCTGACCGGCGGCGCCCTTGGCCAGGCCTTCGGCTACCGGGCGGTGTTCTGGTTCGCCCTCGTCTACGTCGCCGTCCTCATCCCGTGGTTCGCGCGCGCCCTGCCCGAGTCGCCGGTCCGCCGGCCACGCGCCGACTGGCGCCGCGTCGACGCGGCGGGCGGTCTGCTCCTCGGCATCGGCGCGGGCGGCCTGCTGCTGTTCATCGGCCAGGGCGGCGGCTGGGGCTGGGCATCGGCGCCCACGCTGGCCACCCTCGGCTGCTCCCTCCTTCTCCTGGCCGGCTTCGTACGGCGTGAACTGCGCACCGCAGAGCCGCTGATCGACCTGCGGTTGCTGACCGGGCCCGCGCTGCGCTGGACGCTCGTCGCGGCGTTCTCGGGCGCCTTCGCGATCGGCGGGACGGCCTTCGCGATGCCGATGCTGGTGCAGACGCCGACGTCGCTCGGCTACGGCTTCGGGATGAGTGTGCTCGGCGCCGCGGTGTTCCTCGTCCCGCAGGGGCTGATCGGCGCGGCGTGCGGGCCGCTCGGCGGGCTCCTGGCCGGGCGCCGCGGCCCCCGGTACACGCTCATGGTCGCCCTCTGCGGCCTGTCCGCCACCACGCTCACCCTCGCCCTGCTGCACACCGCGCTCTGGCAACTGCTGCTCGCCGCGCTGTTCATGGGCGTGGGCTTCGGCTGCTTCTTCGTCGGCGTGTCCAACCTGGTGGTGGAGGCGGTGCCCGCCGATCGCACGGCGGTGGGCGCGGGCCTGATGGGCGTGGCCAACAACCTCGGGCAGGCGACGGGGGTGACGCTCCTGGGCGCGGTCCTCGCCCGGTACCTGGTGGACGACTCGGACGAGGACCGGATCCTGTACGCGGAGACCGGCTACCTGCTCGCGTTCGGCCTGGCATCGGCGGTGGCCTTCGCGGGCCTGATGGTGGCGACGGCGATGCGCCATGGGCGCGCTCCCGCCTCGGGCGGGGTGCTGCGGCTCGTGGGGGCGGAGCAGGAATCCGGCCACCAGAAGTCGAAGCGGCTCTGA